One part of the Bacteroidota bacterium genome encodes these proteins:
- a CDS encoding VOC family protein — protein sequence MSHHLIAHVEIPATDVERSKKFFEAVFGWDLKEFGNGYLLCNSRQGTTIGVRKVKEVTHGDSPVFHILVDDIEDTTKLIKNNGGSIFKDKTVIPVYGWYAVIQDPDGNKIGLYEAH from the coding sequence ATGTCGCATCACCTTATCGCTCATGTTGAAATTCCGGCAACCGATGTTGAAAGATCAAAAAAGTTTTTTGAAGCCGTGTTTGGATGGGACCTAAAAGAGTTTGGTAATGGATATCTGCTTTGCAACAGTCGTCAGGGTACTACCATTGGTGTTCGCAAAGTTAAAGAAGTTACACATGGCGATTCACCTGTATTCCACATTTTGGTTGACGATATAGAGGATACAACAAAACTGATCAAAAATAATGGCGGATCCATCTTCAAGGATAAAACTGTTATCCCTGTTTATGGCTGGTATGCTGTTATTCAAGATCCTGACGGGAATAAGATCGGGCTTTACGAAGCTCATTAA
- a CDS encoding transposase codes for KDATFMRMKEDHMMNGQLKAGYNVEIATNNQLVVSYDIFQKPGDTTTLPDVVKGIQQEYGESPEYLIADAGYGSEENYQFLQKEGIKGVIKYNYYDAKKKRKSKYPFSHENLYYNQKEDCLICPMGQRMDYAGKRYRKTENGYTLELSRYKAKNCEGCPLRGACHKGAGERIIEISHTGRELRQKAEEILESETGAELYRRRKIDVEPVFGNIKQNMGFTRFTLRGKKGVLTELGLVAFAHNFRKIILGKMFEFTPNFA; via the coding sequence ATAAAGATGCGACATTCATGCGGATGAAGGAAGATCACATGATGAACGGGCAGTTAAAAGCGGGTTATAATGTAGAGATAGCAACGAACAACCAGTTAGTGGTAAGTTATGATATTTTCCAGAAACCCGGTGACACAACGACATTACCTGATGTAGTAAAGGGAATACAGCAGGAATATGGAGAGAGCCCTGAGTACTTAATTGCGGATGCCGGTTATGGGTCTGAAGAGAATTATCAGTTCCTACAGAAGGAGGGAATAAAGGGAGTAATAAAGTACAATTATTATGATGCAAAGAAGAAAAGAAAAAGCAAGTATCCGTTCAGTCATGAGAATCTTTACTATAATCAAAAAGAGGATTGTTTAATCTGTCCGATGGGTCAGAGAATGGATTATGCAGGAAAACGGTACAGAAAGACAGAAAATGGTTACACACTTGAGTTGAGCAGGTACAAGGCGAAGAACTGTGAGGGATGTCCACTTCGGGGAGCATGTCACAAAGGTGCCGGGGAGAGAATTATAGAAATAAGTCATACAGGGAGAGAACTAAGACAGAAGGCGGAAGAGATACTCGAATCAGAGACCGGAGCAGAACTCTACAGACGGAGAAAGATAGATGTGGAGCCGGTCTTCGGAAACATAAAGCAAAACATGGGATTTACGAGGTTCACACTTCGAGGAAAGAAGGGTGTGCTGACAGAGTTGGGATTGGTAGCTTTTGCTCACAATTTTAGAAAGATAATATTAGGCAAAATGTTCGAATTTACCCCAAATTTTGCTTAA
- a CDS encoding OsmC family protein: protein MSQVKAYVKQINGISFVGKTDSNHWITMDGPEDFGGSNAGIRPKELMLLALAGCTGSDVVSILQKKRIDVRSFEINITAEMSDDHPKVYTSMNIEYIFKGKGIKESDVERAIELSQTKYCGVTKMYEKAMTITHSFQIHNEE from the coding sequence ATGTCACAAGTAAAAGCTTATGTAAAACAAATAAATGGAATCAGTTTTGTCGGTAAAACCGACTCAAATCACTGGATAACAATGGATGGTCCCGAGGACTTCGGCGGAAGCAACGCCGGAATTCGTCCAAAAGAATTGATGTTACTCGCTCTCGCTGGATGCACAGGGAGTGATGTTGTTTCAATTCTTCAGAAAAAAAGAATTGATGTCAGATCCTTTGAAATTAACATCACAGCAGAAATGTCTGATGATCATCCGAAAGTTTACACTTCGATGAACATCGAATATATCTTTAAGGGTAAGGGAATCAAGGAGTCAGATGTGGAACGGGCAATTGAACTCTCCCAGACCAAGTATTGTGGGGTCACCAAGATGTACGAAAAAGCCATGACTATCACTCATTCCTTCCAAATTCATAACGAAGAATAA
- a CDS encoding ATP-dependent 6-phosphofructokinase, translated as MNNGEIKRIAVNTGGGDAPGLNAVIKAVTMAAIKRGWEVYGIKDGYNGVFLPAHYPNGDGLIRLTPELVKDITAMGGTILGTTNRGNPLKFPMKTANGTVVEVDRSDEIVDGLKRNNIDAVVAIGGDGSLSMANEFAKKGVRIVGVPKTIDNDLDGTSITFGFDTAVSFATECIDRLHYTAKAHKRILVVEVMGRYAGWIALNSGVSGSADVILIPEIPYDIKKVAEHLHNSFTEEKDYAIVVVAEGAFPKDGGYAVIEKEAGKAERLGGAAERVAVQLQDLTKKEVRTAILGHLLRGGSPTTFDRLLSLRFGAAAVRALEEGHSGVMVASAPPRMTYIPIEQAIGKLRLVDPNGDTVRTARELGICFGE; from the coding sequence ATGAATAATGGAGAAATAAAACGAATTGCAGTTAACACCGGTGGTGGAGATGCCCCCGGACTGAACGCCGTTATAAAGGCGGTAACAATGGCTGCAATCAAAAGAGGATGGGAAGTATATGGAATAAAAGACGGCTACAACGGCGTTTTTCTTCCGGCTCACTATCCTAACGGAGATGGATTAATCAGACTTACCCCGGAGCTCGTGAAAGATATCACAGCGATGGGTGGCACCATACTCGGCACAACAAACAGAGGGAATCCGTTAAAATTTCCTATGAAAACCGCCAATGGCACTGTTGTCGAGGTTGACAGATCAGATGAAATAGTTGATGGATTAAAAAGAAATAATATCGATGCAGTGGTTGCTATCGGCGGTGACGGCTCCCTTTCGATGGCTAATGAATTTGCTAAAAAAGGTGTCAGAATTGTCGGTGTTCCTAAAACAATTGACAACGATCTTGACGGAACAAGCATTACTTTCGGTTTCGATACTGCAGTATCTTTCGCGACGGAATGTATCGACAGACTTCACTACACAGCAAAAGCCCACAAGAGAATACTCGTAGTTGAAGTGATGGGAAGATATGCCGGTTGGATAGCCCTTAACTCGGGTGTTTCAGGCTCTGCAGATGTTATTCTCATACCCGAGATCCCCTATGACATCAAAAAAGTTGCAGAACATCTTCACAATTCTTTTACTGAAGAGAAAGATTATGCAATCGTTGTTGTGGCTGAAGGTGCCTTCCCGAAAGATGGCGGTTATGCAGTTATCGAAAAAGAAGCCGGTAAAGCCGAAAGACTCGGTGGCGCCGCTGAAAGAGTCGCAGTCCAGCTTCAGGATCTCACTAAAAAAGAAGTCAGAACTGCAATACTTGGACATTTACTGAGAGGCGGAAGCCCGACTACTTTCGACAGACTCCTCTCCCTCAGATTTGGAGCGGCTGCAGTCAGAGCTCTTGAGGAAGGTCATTCAGGCGTGATGGTCGCAAGTGCACCGCCTAGAATGACTTATATACCAATTGAGCAAGCCATAGGTAAACTCAGACTGGTGGATCCAAACGGTGATACAGTCAGAACTGCGAGAGAACTCGGTATCTGCTTCGGCGAATAA